The stretch of DNA TAAAAGACCAATAGTTACAGCTTTTACTGCAACAGCTACAGAAGAGGTAAGAAAAGATGTTATAAAACTTCTACAACTTGAAAATTATTATATGCATTTAGGAAGCTTTGATAGAGAAAACTTAGCTATATCAATATATAAAGAAGAAGATAAAGCAGAATTTGTTAAGGACTTTATTAAAGAAAGAGAAGAACAATCAGGAATTATTTATTGTGCCACAAGAAAAGAAGTAGATGCATTATATTATTACTTAAAAGAAAGAAATATTAACATAGCTAAATATCATGGTGGGTTAAAGGATCAAGAAAAAGAATATTATCAAGAAGAATTTTTAAAGGATAATATTCCTATAATGATTGCAACTAATGCTTTTGGAATGGGAATAGATAAATCTAATGTTAGGTATATAATTCATTTTACCCTATGCAAAAATATAGAAAATTATTATCAGGAAATTGGCAGGGGTGGGAGAGATGGAGAGAAAACAGAGTGCATCTTATTATATAATAGGGCTGACATTAGAACCTTAGAATATTTAATATATACAACAGCAGGGAATGATAGAAAAGAAATAGAAATAAGAAAGCTTCAAAAAATGATAGATTTTTGTGAAACTCATGATTGTTATAGAATGTTTATATTAAATTACTTTGGAGAAATAAATGGTGTAAATTATTGTAGTAATTGTAGAAATTGCTTAAATAATGATGATTTAAGAGATTTTACAATAGAAGCTCAAATGATATTATCCTGTGTATATAGAACTAGAGAGCAATATGGAATATCTGTACTTATAGATATATTAAGAGGGTTTAAAGGGCCCAAAATAATACAATATAAATTAGATAAATTAACTACATATGGAATAATGAAAGAGTATAATAGTAGATTTATTAGAAATTTAATAAAGACATTAATAGACTTAGGGTATGTAAACTTAAAGGAAGGAACATATTCTATGTTAAAGCTAAATAATAAATCTATAAGAGTTTTAAAATCAAAGGAAAAAGTTATTTGTAAATTGATTGATGAAAGTGAAGAAAAAGTTATAGATAAAGAATTATTTAATAAATTAAGGCTTTGGAGAAAAGAAAGATCTATTAAAGAAAATATAAAACCATAT from Clostridium chauvoei encodes:
- the recQ gene encoding DNA helicase RecQ; translated protein: MSTPIEILKKYFGYTSFREGQFEIISNILRRRDIFCIMPTGGGKSLCYQIPTMIQDGLTIVISPLISLMKDQVDNVNDIGIEAEYINSTQSMEEIKNILRRCYSGKVKLLYIAPERLENEFFNRMLRKLNISQIAIDEAHCVSMWGHDFRKSYRSIAPFINSLNKRPIVTAFTATATEEVRKDVIKLLQLENYYMHLGSFDRENLAISIYKEEDKAEFVKDFIKEREEQSGIIYCATRKEVDALYYYLKERNINIAKYHGGLKDQEKEYYQEEFLKDNIPIMIATNAFGMGIDKSNVRYIIHFTLCKNIENYYQEIGRGGRDGEKTECILLYNRADIRTLEYLIYTTAGNDRKEIEIRKLQKMIDFCETHDCYRMFILNYFGEINGVNYCSNCRNCLNNDDLRDFTIEAQMILSCVYRTREQYGISVLIDILRGFKGPKIIQYKLDKLTTYGIMKEYNSRFIRNLIKTLIDLGYVNLKEGTYSMLKLNNKSIRVLKSKEKVICKLIDESEEKVIDKELFNKLRLWRKERSIKENIKPYIIFSDSTLIDLANNKPKNKEELLNIRGMGEKKFEKYGEEVLNLISGILT